Sequence from the Paenibacillus tundrae genome:
ACAAATTGTTGCAGAGCTCGATAAATACATCGTTGGTCAAAAACAAGCCAAGAAATCCGTAGCGGTGGCTCTTCGTAACCGTTATCGTCGTAGCTTGCTACCCGAGCAAACCCAGGATGATATTGTACCCAAAAATATCCTGATGATTGGACCTACAGGTGTAGGTAAAACAGAGATTGCCCGTCGGTTAGCTAAGCTCGTGGGCGCTCCATTTGTTAAAGTAGAAGCAACGAAATTTACTGAAGTGGGTTACGTGGGTCGTGATGTTGAGTCCATGGTTCGTGATCTCATTGAAACGTCCTTGCGCATGGTTAAATTGGAGCGGACAGAAAAGGTGAAAGACAAAGCCGAAGAAGCTGCCAACGAGCGAATTGTACATATTTTGGCTCCTTCACAATCCAAATCCAAAAATCAGCGGAATCCATTTGAGATGATCTTCGGAAATAATGGTAATCATGTCCCAGAGCAAGAAGAAGCTGAGCCAGATACAAATGTGGCTGAGCGCCGCCGTAAGATTAAATTTGATCTGCTATCAGGCAAGCTAGAGGACGATGTTATAGAGATTGATGTAGAGGATACAACACCTAACATGATGGATATGTTTGCTGGTCAGGGTAATGATCAGATGGGAATGAACATGCAGGAGATGTTTGGTAGCTTGTTGCCTCGGCGTACCAAGAAGCGCAAATTGGCTATTAAAGAAGCTCGAAAAGTGCTCATTCAGGAAGAAGCAAGCAAATTAATCGATATGGATGACGTGACCCAGGAATCAATCCGGAGAGCAGAACAAACTGGAATTATCTTCATTGATGAAATCGACAAGGTAGCAAGCCAAGGACGCGGAAGTGGCCCTGACGTCTCACGTGAAGGTGTACAGCGGGATATTCTGCCTATCGTTGAAGGTTCAACTGTGATGACAAAATATGGGCCTGTCAAAACCGATTATATTCTGTTTATGGCTGCAGGCGCATTTCATGTGGCTAAGCCCTCAGATCTGATTCCAGAGCTTCAGGGGCGATTCCCGATTCGTGTAGAATTAAATAGCCTCACACTGGATGAATTTGTATCCATATTGACTGAACCGAAAAATGCATTAACGAAGCAATATGTCGATTTATTGCGTACAGAGAATATTGAAATTGAGTTTTCGGACGAAGCCATTCGAGAGATTGCTAAACTTGCAGAGTCCGTAAACCAGAATACGGAGAATATTGGCGCACGTCGTCTGCACACGATTCTGGAGAAACTACTTGAAGACTTGTCCTTTGAGGCAGCTGAGCTCACGTTAGAGCGTATGGTAATCACTCCAGAGTATGTTCGTGAGAAATTGAATGATATCGCTCTGGATCGTGATCTGAGCCAGTACATTCTATAGATCAGCTATAGCTGACTTGTCATTTTGACATCGATTAGACAATGACGGTATACATGGATAAACAATCACATTTTAAGTTATTCGTGGGTATGACAATCCTACAATGGCTTGTAAGTGTGCTATCTATCCGGAGGTATACCGTCTTTTTGTATTGAACGAAAAGATCCTGTTTAACAAATTCAGCTAATTAAACAAAGGTAAAGAACCGATAATTAGGTGTAAGTAGATTATTGGTAAGTGACATATAGGA
This genomic interval carries:
- the hslU gene encoding ATP-dependent protease ATPase subunit HslU, which translates into the protein MQSQALTPRQIVAELDKYIVGQKQAKKSVAVALRNRYRRSLLPEQTQDDIVPKNILMIGPTGVGKTEIARRLAKLVGAPFVKVEATKFTEVGYVGRDVESMVRDLIETSLRMVKLERTEKVKDKAEEAANERIVHILAPSQSKSKNQRNPFEMIFGNNGNHVPEQEEAEPDTNVAERRRKIKFDLLSGKLEDDVIEIDVEDTTPNMMDMFAGQGNDQMGMNMQEMFGSLLPRRTKKRKLAIKEARKVLIQEEASKLIDMDDVTQESIRRAEQTGIIFIDEIDKVASQGRGSGPDVSREGVQRDILPIVEGSTVMTKYGPVKTDYILFMAAGAFHVAKPSDLIPELQGRFPIRVELNSLTLDEFVSILTEPKNALTKQYVDLLRTENIEIEFSDEAIREIAKLAESVNQNTENIGARRLHTILEKLLEDLSFEAAELTLERMVITPEYVREKLNDIALDRDLSQYIL